In Asanoa sp. WMMD1127, one genomic interval encodes:
- the ettA gene encoding energy-dependent translational throttle protein EttA: protein MAQYIYVLEKARKAHGDKVVLDNVTLSFLPGAKIGVVGPNGAGKSSLLKIMAGLDQASNGEARLMPGYTVGMLAQEPPLNDAKTVLGNIEEAVTETKSKLERFNKIAEQMATDYSDELMEEMGKLQEELDHADAWDIDSKLELAMDALRCPPPDADVTTLSGGERRRVALCKLLLEAPDLLLLDEPTNHLDAESVQWLEQHLAKYAGTVLAITHDRYFLDNVAGWILELDRGRAIGYEGNYSTYLEKKAARLAVEGRKDAKMKKRLSEELEWVRSNAKARQTKSRARLDRYEEMATEAEKTRKLDFEEIQIPPGPRLGNTVIEAKELTKGFGDRTLISNLSFSLPRNGIVGIIGPNGVGKTTLFKTIVGMEEPTAGSVKVGDTVSLSYVDQNREGLNGDKTVWEVVSDGLDHLMVGKVEMPSRAYVAAFGFKGPDQQKPTKVLSGGERNRLNLALTLKIGGNVILLDEPTNDLDVETLSSLENALLEFPGCAVVISHDRMFLDRVATHILAWEGDEENPSKWFWFEGNFEAYEKNKIDRLGAEAARPHRVTYRKLTRD from the coding sequence GTGGCCCAGTACATCTACGTCCTGGAAAAGGCGCGCAAGGCGCACGGCGACAAGGTCGTGCTCGACAACGTGACGCTCAGTTTCCTGCCGGGCGCCAAGATCGGGGTCGTCGGTCCCAACGGCGCCGGTAAGTCCAGCCTGCTCAAGATCATGGCTGGGCTCGACCAGGCCAGCAACGGCGAGGCGCGGCTGATGCCGGGCTACACCGTCGGCATGCTGGCGCAGGAGCCGCCGCTCAACGACGCGAAGACCGTGCTCGGCAACATCGAGGAGGCGGTCACCGAGACCAAGAGCAAGCTGGAGCGGTTCAACAAGATCGCCGAGCAGATGGCGACGGACTACTCCGACGAGCTGATGGAGGAGATGGGCAAGCTCCAGGAGGAGCTCGACCACGCCGACGCGTGGGACATCGACTCCAAGCTCGAGCTGGCCATGGACGCGCTGCGCTGCCCGCCGCCGGACGCCGACGTGACCACGCTCTCCGGTGGTGAGCGCCGCCGGGTCGCGCTGTGCAAGCTGCTGCTCGAGGCGCCCGACCTGCTGCTGCTCGACGAGCCCACCAACCACCTCGACGCCGAGAGCGTGCAGTGGCTGGAGCAGCACCTGGCCAAGTACGCGGGCACCGTCCTGGCGATCACCCACGACCGGTACTTCCTCGACAACGTGGCCGGCTGGATCCTCGAGCTCGACCGCGGTCGCGCGATCGGCTACGAGGGCAACTACTCGACGTACCTCGAGAAGAAGGCGGCCCGGCTCGCGGTCGAGGGGCGCAAGGACGCCAAGATGAAGAAGCGCCTATCCGAGGAGCTCGAGTGGGTGCGGTCCAACGCCAAGGCGCGGCAGACCAAGTCGCGCGCCCGGCTCGACCGCTACGAGGAGATGGCCACCGAGGCCGAGAAGACCCGCAAGCTCGACTTCGAGGAGATCCAGATCCCGCCGGGCCCGCGCCTGGGCAACACGGTGATCGAGGCCAAGGAGCTGACCAAGGGCTTCGGCGACCGTACGCTCATCTCCAACCTCTCGTTCTCGCTGCCGCGCAACGGCATCGTGGGCATCATCGGCCCGAACGGCGTCGGCAAGACCACGCTGTTCAAGACCATCGTGGGCATGGAGGAGCCGACCGCCGGCTCGGTGAAGGTCGGCGACACGGTGTCGCTGTCCTACGTCGACCAGAACCGCGAGGGCCTCAACGGTGACAAGACGGTCTGGGAGGTCGTCTCCGACGGGCTCGACCACCTGATGGTCGGCAAGGTCGAGATGCCGTCCCGGGCGTACGTCGCCGCCTTCGGTTTCAAGGGTCCCGACCAGCAGAAGCCGACCAAGGTGCTGTCCGGTGGCGAGCGCAACCGGCTCAACCTCGCGCTGACGCTGAAGATCGGCGGCAACGTGATCCTGCTCGACGAGCCGACCAACGACCTCGACGTCGAGACGCTCTCCTCGCTGGAGAACGCGCTGCTGGAGTTCCCCGGCTGCGCCGTGGTCATCTCGCACGACCGGATGTTCCTCGACCGCGTGGCGACGCACATCCTGGCCTGGGAGGGCGACGAGGAGAACCCGTCGAAGTGGTTCTGGTTCGAGGGCAACTTCGAGGCGTACGAGAAGAACAAGATCGACCGGCTCGGCGCCGAGGCCGCCCGGCCGCATCGGGTGACGTACCGCAAGCTGACCCGCGACTGA
- a CDS encoding trehalose-6-phosphate synthase, which translates to MTVRSSFVVVANRLPVDEVTTDEGRQWRRSPGGLVTALHPVLAEHKGTWVGWAGGTSEEAPEPFDLEGIHIHPVPLTALDLERYYEGMSNATIWPLYHDAVETPVFKRRWRESYRQVNARFAEAAAEVAAEGATVWVQDYQLQLVPAMLRERRPDLKIGFFLHIPFPPIELFMQMPFRAEILRGLLGADLIGFQQRLAAQNFVRLARHLLGLRYEGQVIDVDGRPVKAGAFPISIDVAEMERMAADPAVQNRAKQIRGELGDPKTVILGVDRLDYTKGIELRLKAFRELLSDGKLSVPEAVMVQVATPSRERVEHYQTLRVKVEREVGRINGEFGRVGVPAVHYLHQSYSRTELAALYCAADVMMVTPLRDGMNLVAKEYVAARADTGGALVLSEFAGAATELRQAFLCNPHDPDGVKEALLRAVHVEHPEARRRMRLMQRHLRTHDVGHWARSFLNELGVPDVEAA; encoded by the coding sequence GTGACGGTTCGTAGCTCTTTTGTCGTCGTAGCGAACCGGCTACCGGTTGACGAGGTGACCACCGACGAGGGGCGGCAGTGGCGGCGCAGCCCCGGCGGGCTGGTGACGGCGTTGCACCCGGTGTTGGCGGAACACAAGGGCACCTGGGTCGGGTGGGCGGGCGGCACCAGCGAGGAGGCGCCCGAGCCGTTCGACCTCGAGGGCATCCACATCCACCCGGTGCCGCTGACCGCGCTCGACCTCGAGCGCTACTACGAGGGCATGTCCAACGCCACGATCTGGCCGCTCTATCACGACGCGGTCGAGACGCCGGTCTTCAAGCGCCGCTGGCGCGAGTCCTACCGCCAGGTCAACGCCCGGTTCGCGGAGGCCGCGGCCGAGGTCGCCGCCGAGGGCGCGACGGTCTGGGTCCAGGACTACCAGCTCCAGCTGGTCCCGGCGATGCTGCGGGAGCGGCGGCCCGACCTCAAGATCGGCTTCTTCCTGCACATCCCGTTCCCGCCGATCGAGCTGTTCATGCAGATGCCGTTCCGCGCCGAGATCCTGCGCGGCCTGCTCGGCGCCGACCTGATCGGCTTCCAGCAGCGGCTCGCGGCGCAGAACTTCGTGCGGCTCGCCCGGCACCTGCTCGGCCTGCGCTACGAGGGCCAGGTCATCGACGTCGACGGCCGGCCGGTCAAGGCCGGGGCGTTCCCGATCTCGATCGACGTGGCCGAGATGGAGCGGATGGCCGCCGACCCGGCCGTGCAGAACCGGGCCAAGCAGATCCGCGGCGAGCTGGGCGACCCGAAGACCGTGATCCTCGGCGTCGACCGGCTCGACTACACCAAGGGCATCGAGCTGCGCCTCAAGGCCTTCCGCGAGCTGCTCTCCGACGGCAAGCTCAGCGTGCCCGAGGCGGTCATGGTGCAGGTCGCCACGCCGAGCCGGGAGCGGGTCGAGCACTACCAGACCCTGCGGGTCAAGGTCGAGCGCGAGGTCGGCCGGATCAACGGGGAGTTCGGTCGCGTCGGCGTTCCGGCCGTCCACTACCTTCACCAGTCGTACAGTCGCACCGAGTTGGCCGCGCTCTACTGCGCGGCCGACGTCATGATGGTGACGCCGCTGCGAGACGGGATGAATTTGGTGGCGAAGGAATACGTGGCGGCGCGCGCCGACACGGGTGGGGCGCTGGTGCTGAGCGAGTTCGCCGGCGCCGCCACGGAACTGCGACAGGCGTTCCTGTGCAACCCGCACGACCCCGACGGGGTCAAGGAGGCGCTGCTGCGCGCGGTGCACGTCGAGCACCCGGAGGCCAGGCGCCGGATGCGCCTGATGCAGCGACACCTGCGTACGCACGATGTCGGTCATTGGGCCCGGTCGTTCCTCAACGAGCTCGGCGTGCCTGACGTGGAGGCCGCGTGA
- the otsB gene encoding trehalose-phosphatase has protein sequence MTNLVEVDQKAAGQIDPELRAAIGRIARVPQLLIACDYDGTLAPIVADPTQAVPLPESVAAVRALAALPQTTVAVVSGRALRDLATLSRLPSEVHLVGSHGSEFDIGFVERLTPELVEVRTRLQVALREIVAGKPGVRLENKPASVAVHYRTAEPPVADEVKARVAAGPGTWPEVTVTHGKEVIELSVVPTHKGTAVDQLRTSLSASAVLFIGDDITDENAFANLHGPDVGVKIGPGETKAGHRVAEPIEAARLLGLLLQTRQHWLFGERAVPIERHSMISNGETVALVTPEAKVTWLCHPRPDSSAIFADLLGGTPAGHFTVAPERGGLPLGQRYRPGTMTVETRWSGLTVTDWLDRSTTEGGSVLVRRLTGNAKVSLEFAPRPEFGQVQVRLQALGDGLLVLGSNEPVALHSPGVRWEISADGGYDTARATVDLAAVDGEQLLELRFGTSSLQSHPAPAADRQESAEDPWKAWVRGLRLPPEGRELVARSALTLKGLCHEPTGAILAAATTSLPEELGGVRNWDYRYCWLRDAAMTARALVDLGSLDEAEGLLRWVDGCVERTGGHPERLHPLYTVEGYELGAEAVIDTLPGYAGSRPVRVGNLANHQLQLDVFGPVADLLAAVADARGSVREEEWRVLDAMVQAVERRWHEPDHGLWEARLQPRHHVYSKVMCWMTVDRALHVVRKHAGQDRPDWVALRDRIGHNVLEHGWHEHAGAYTVAYGDEEMDASSLWIGLSGLLADDDPRFLATVLKVEADLRSGPVVYRYRWDDGLPGREGGFHICTAWLVEAYLRTGRRADAEELFEQMVATAGPTGLLPEQYDPLAERGLGNHPQAYSHLGLIRCALLLSGLVKP, from the coding sequence GTGACCAACCTGGTCGAGGTCGATCAGAAGGCCGCCGGCCAGATCGACCCGGAGCTCCGCGCGGCCATCGGCCGGATCGCGCGGGTTCCGCAGCTCCTGATCGCGTGCGACTACGACGGCACGCTGGCCCCGATCGTGGCCGACCCGACCCAGGCGGTGCCCCTGCCGGAGAGCGTGGCGGCGGTCCGCGCCCTGGCGGCGCTGCCGCAGACCACCGTGGCCGTGGTGTCCGGGCGCGCGCTGCGTGACCTGGCCACGCTGTCGCGGCTGCCGAGCGAGGTGCACCTGGTCGGCAGCCACGGCTCGGAGTTCGACATCGGCTTCGTCGAGCGGCTGACGCCCGAGCTGGTCGAGGTGCGCACCCGGCTGCAGGTGGCGCTGCGCGAGATCGTGGCGGGCAAGCCGGGCGTACGCCTGGAGAACAAGCCGGCCAGCGTCGCCGTGCACTACCGCACCGCGGAGCCGCCGGTCGCCGACGAGGTCAAGGCGCGCGTGGCGGCGGGGCCGGGCACCTGGCCGGAGGTCACCGTCACGCACGGCAAAGAGGTGATCGAGCTGTCCGTGGTGCCGACCCACAAGGGCACCGCGGTCGACCAGCTCCGCACCTCCCTGTCGGCCAGCGCCGTGCTGTTCATCGGCGACGACATCACCGACGAGAACGCGTTCGCCAACCTGCACGGCCCCGACGTCGGCGTGAAGATCGGCCCGGGCGAGACGAAGGCCGGTCACCGGGTGGCCGAGCCGATCGAGGCGGCCCGGCTGCTCGGGCTGCTGCTGCAGACCCGGCAGCACTGGCTGTTCGGCGAGCGGGCGGTGCCGATCGAGCGGCACTCGATGATCTCCAACGGCGAGACGGTCGCGCTGGTCACGCCCGAGGCCAAAGTGACGTGGCTGTGCCACCCGCGGCCGGACTCGTCGGCGATCTTCGCCGACCTGCTCGGCGGCACCCCGGCCGGCCACTTCACGGTGGCGCCGGAGCGCGGCGGCCTGCCGCTGGGCCAGCGCTACCGGCCCGGCACGATGACCGTGGAGACCCGCTGGTCGGGCCTGACGGTCACCGACTGGCTCGACCGTTCCACCACCGAGGGCGGCTCCGTCCTGGTGCGGCGGCTGACCGGCAACGCCAAGGTCAGCCTCGAGTTCGCGCCGCGACCCGAGTTCGGCCAGGTCCAGGTGCGGCTCCAGGCGCTCGGCGACGGCCTGCTGGTGCTGGGCTCCAACGAGCCGGTCGCCCTCCACTCCCCCGGCGTCCGGTGGGAGATCAGCGCGGACGGCGGCTACGACACCGCCCGGGCCACCGTCGACCTGGCCGCCGTGGACGGCGAGCAGCTGCTGGAGCTGCGGTTCGGCACCAGCAGCCTGCAGTCGCACCCGGCGCCCGCCGCCGACCGGCAGGAATCGGCCGAAGACCCATGGAAGGCCTGGGTACGCGGCCTGCGCCTCCCGCCCGAGGGCCGGGAGCTGGTGGCCCGCAGCGCGCTCACGCTCAAGGGCCTGTGCCACGAGCCGACCGGCGCGATCCTGGCCGCCGCGACCACCTCGCTGCCCGAGGAGCTGGGCGGCGTCCGCAACTGGGACTACCGCTACTGCTGGCTGCGCGACGCCGCGATGACCGCGCGGGCCCTGGTCGACCTGGGCTCACTCGACGAGGCCGAGGGGCTGCTGCGCTGGGTCGACGGTTGCGTCGAGCGCACCGGCGGCCACCCGGAGCGGCTCCACCCGCTCTACACGGTCGAGGGCTACGAGCTGGGCGCGGAGGCGGTGATCGACACCCTGCCCGGGTACGCGGGATCGCGTCCCGTGCGGGTCGGCAACCTCGCCAACCACCAGCTCCAGCTCGACGTCTTCGGTCCCGTCGCCGACCTGCTGGCCGCCGTCGCGGACGCCCGCGGCTCGGTCCGCGAGGAGGAGTGGCGGGTCCTGGATGCGATGGTGCAGGCGGTCGAGCGCCGCTGGCACGAGCCCGACCACGGCCTGTGGGAGGCCCGTCTCCAGCCGCGGCACCACGTCTACTCCAAGGTCATGTGCTGGATGACCGTCGACCGGGCGCTGCACGTCGTGCGCAAGCACGCCGGTCAGGACCGGCCGGACTGGGTGGCGCTGCGCGACCGGATCGGCCACAACGTGCTGGAGCACGGCTGGCACGAGCACGCGGGCGCCTACACGGTGGCCTACGGCGACGAGGAGATGGACGCGTCGTCACTCTGGATCGGCCTGTCCGGTCTGCTGGCCGACGACGACCCGCGGTTCCTCGCCACGGTGCTCAAGGTCGAGGCCGACCTGCGCAGCGGCCCGGTCGTCTACCGCTACCGCTGGGACGACGGCCTGCCCGGCCGCGAGGGCGGCTTCCACATCTGCACCGCGTGGCTGGTGGAGGCCTACCTGCGCACCGGGCGCCGGGCCGACGCCGAGGAGCTGTTCGAGCAGATGGTCGCGACGGCGGGCCCGACGGGGCTGCTGCCGGAGCAGTACGACCCGCTGGCCGAGCGCGGGCTGGGCAACCACCCGCAGGCGTACAGCCATTTGGGGCTCATCCGCTGCGCGCTGTTGCTCTCGGGGCTCGTCAAGCCTTAG
- the cobA gene encoding uroporphyrinogen-III C-methyltransferase, whose amino-acid sequence MTELYPLALRLDGRPVLVVGGGAVASRRVPALLSAGADVTVVSPELTPTLHGLADAGRIRWERRLFTESDVDGTWLVQVAVDDPAAAQRVSEAAERQRIFCVRADDRTAATAWTPAVTRRGPVTVAVLGGGDPRRAVATRDAIAAFLSGWTGAAASATAATAPEGGHPGGRVALVGAGPGDPELVTVMGRRLLAEADVVVADRLAPGLLLDELRPDAELIDAAKNPYGPARTQEEINQLLVDRARQGKAVVRLKGGDPFVFGRGGEEVIACAEAGVPVTVVPGVTSAIAVPAGAGIPVTHRGVAHEFTVVSGHLAPDDPESLVNWPAVAQQAGTIVVLMGLRHLSAIAATLIAHGRPGVTPAAVIQEGTTASERRVTATLATIADAVAGAGLRAPAITVVGDVVTALRR is encoded by the coding sequence ATGACGGAGCTCTACCCGTTGGCGCTGAGGCTCGACGGCCGGCCGGTGCTGGTCGTCGGCGGCGGCGCGGTGGCCTCGCGGCGCGTGCCTGCCCTGCTGTCCGCCGGCGCCGACGTCACCGTGGTCTCGCCCGAGCTGACGCCGACCCTGCACGGCCTCGCCGACGCCGGCCGGATCCGCTGGGAACGGCGCCTCTTCACGGAGTCCGATGTGGACGGCACGTGGCTCGTGCAGGTCGCGGTCGACGACCCGGCCGCCGCCCAGCGGGTGTCCGAGGCGGCCGAGCGGCAGCGGATCTTCTGCGTCCGCGCCGACGACCGCACCGCCGCCACGGCCTGGACGCCGGCCGTCACCCGACGCGGCCCGGTCACGGTCGCGGTGCTCGGCGGCGGCGACCCCCGCCGCGCGGTCGCGACCCGCGACGCGATCGCCGCGTTCCTGTCGGGCTGGACGGGCGCCGCGGCCAGCGCCACCGCCGCCACCGCCCCCGAGGGAGGCCATCCCGGTGGCCGGGTCGCGCTGGTCGGCGCCGGCCCCGGCGACCCCGAGCTGGTCACCGTGATGGGCCGGCGGCTCCTCGCCGAGGCCGACGTGGTGGTCGCGGACCGGCTCGCGCCGGGGCTGCTCCTCGACGAGCTGCGGCCCGACGCCGAGCTGATCGACGCGGCCAAGAACCCCTACGGCCCGGCCCGCACCCAGGAGGAGATCAACCAGCTGCTGGTGGACCGGGCGCGGCAGGGCAAGGCCGTGGTGCGGCTCAAGGGCGGCGACCCGTTCGTCTTCGGGCGCGGCGGCGAGGAGGTGATCGCCTGCGCCGAGGCCGGTGTGCCGGTCACCGTCGTGCCGGGCGTGACGAGCGCGATCGCGGTCCCGGCCGGCGCCGGCATTCCGGTCACCCACCGCGGCGTCGCGCACGAGTTCACGGTCGTCTCGGGTCACCTGGCCCCGGACGACCCGGAGTCGCTGGTCAACTGGCCCGCGGTGGCGCAGCAGGCCGGCACGATCGTCGTGCTGATGGGCCTGCGCCACCTCTCGGCGATCGCGGCGACGCTGATCGCCCACGGCCGACCCGGTGTGACGCCGGCGGCGGTGATCCAGGAGGGTACGACGGCGTCGGAACGCCGCGTCACCGCCACGCTCGCGACGATCGCCGACGCGGTGGCGGGGGCCGGCCTGCGCGCCCCCGCCATCACCGTGGTCGGCGACGTGGTCACCGCGCTGCGGCGTTAG
- the cobT gene encoding nicotinate-nucleotide--dimethylbenzimidazole phosphoribosyltransferase, giving the protein MSERSEPSQLSPPGSCSADRREAAAATLAETVAAIRPLDAVAMTAAHARHATLTKPPGSLGSLEELGVRLAGLAGTNPPPLPAPAVVAVFAGDHGVHAQAVSPWPQEVTAQMVANFLAGGAVVNAFARQAGADVVVVDVGVATPLLVPTPAADPAAPAAAGGAAPRGTGEPRLVHAKVRAGTGDLSQEPAMSRDEAVAALEVGIRLAGELIDAGAGCLITGDMGIGNTTPAAALIAAFTGAAADDVTGRGTGIDDETHGRKVSVVRRALALHRPDPTDPVAVLAAVGGLEHAALAGFVLGAAARRVPVILDGVIADSAALAAAALAPDAVGAMVAGHRSAEPGASVALRHLGLEPLVDLGLRLGEGTGAVLAWPIVASAARVLHDVATFDSAGVAEK; this is encoded by the coding sequence ATGAGCGAGCGAAGCGAGCCCAGCCAACTCAGCCCGCCGGGGTCCTGCTCCGCCGACCGAAGGGAGGCGGCGGCAGCGACCCTCGCCGAAACCGTTGCCGCGATCCGGCCGCTCGACGCCGTCGCCATGACGGCCGCGCACGCGCGGCACGCCACCCTGACGAAACCGCCGGGCTCGCTCGGGTCTCTCGAGGAGCTGGGTGTACGCCTCGCGGGGCTGGCCGGGACCAACCCGCCACCGCTGCCGGCGCCGGCGGTGGTCGCGGTGTTCGCCGGCGACCACGGCGTGCACGCCCAGGCGGTCAGCCCGTGGCCGCAGGAGGTGACCGCGCAGATGGTCGCCAACTTCCTGGCCGGCGGGGCCGTGGTCAACGCCTTCGCCCGCCAGGCCGGCGCCGACGTGGTCGTGGTCGACGTCGGCGTGGCCACGCCGCTGCTCGTGCCCACGCCCGCCGCGGACCCGGCGGCGCCCGCCGCGGCGGGCGGCGCCGCGCCGCGTGGCACCGGAGAGCCGAGGCTCGTCCACGCCAAGGTCCGCGCGGGCACCGGCGACCTGAGCCAGGAGCCGGCGATGAGCCGCGACGAGGCGGTCGCGGCGCTGGAGGTCGGGATCCGGCTGGCCGGTGAGCTCATCGACGCCGGCGCCGGTTGCCTGATCACCGGCGACATGGGCATCGGCAACACCACCCCCGCGGCCGCGCTGATCGCGGCGTTCACCGGCGCCGCGGCGGACGACGTGACCGGGCGCGGCACCGGCATCGACGACGAGACCCACGGCCGGAAGGTGTCGGTCGTGCGGCGGGCGCTGGCGCTGCACCGGCCCGACCCGACCGACCCGGTCGCCGTCCTGGCCGCGGTCGGTGGGCTGGAGCACGCCGCCCTGGCGGGCTTCGTGCTCGGGGCGGCCGCGCGGCGCGTACCCGTGATCCTGGACGGGGTGATCGCCGACTCGGCCGCGCTCGCCGCCGCGGCGCTGGCCCCCGACGCGGTCGGCGCGATGGTCGCCGGCCACCGCTCCGCCGAGCCGGGCGCCTCGGTCGCGCTGCGCCACCTCGGCCTGGAGCCCCTCGTCGACCTGGGGCTGCGCCTGGGCGAGGGCACCGGCGCGGTGCTCGCGTGGCCGATCGTGGCCAGCGCGGCCCGCGTCCTGCACGACGTCGCCACCTTCGACTCGGCCGGGGTGGCCGAGAAATGA
- a CDS encoding transglycosylase domain-containing protein — protein sequence MIKRALSTTSRFAPLLRAGLIAGVVVAAVAYPLVAVGGLGAKKGAEAFNNMPRDLNVKPPAQTSYVYAADGKTLLTMFYEEHRKYVPISDMSPYIQQAIVASEDQRFYEHNGVDPKGIARAFVANHQSDGVQQGASTLTMQYVRMAQRDGAQTPLEVQEATEQTSTRKLREMRLALAVEKKYSKQEILERYLNSAYFGHRAYGIYAASEVFFSKSPKDLTLIEAATLAGLVKAPTEYDPATQDKLAATARRNYVLDNMQKMGYLSPQDNAASKALPIQLHLSTPANDCVSVPKNLNSWGFFCDYLKAWWAEQPAFGDNASQREDNLRRGGYKIVTSLDPNIQNIAEKNVMQKEKSSSKFAHGLVVIQPGTGLVKSMAVNRVYSLDQSKNGTHSDPAKASKIKGNYPNTVVPLLGGGDMPGYQAGSTFKMFTMLAALDAGMPLSTAYNSPMKLVSQYPGEGPASCGGRWCPSNASGAMTGRHMMWSGFGKSVNTYFVQLEQAVGADKAVEMAERLGLRWRTDVDQMMAKPPRSKTWGAFTLGVSDVTPLEMATAYATVAADGVYCEPLPVTSIQTPDGKQVTWKNPNGDVVDVAKPRCRQEVTQDVARAAADAARCPTGGKAQTGSCQEWSTAPSVTPTVGRPVGGKTGTTDSTRSAWFVGFTRELAAASFIADPDNPFNAVGDAQSQKPIDSVAQTFRDALKGQPVQNFPPPSPAIVR from the coding sequence GTGATTAAGCGCGCCCTCTCCACGACCAGCCGGTTCGCTCCGTTGCTGCGCGCCGGGCTCATCGCCGGCGTCGTCGTGGCGGCGGTCGCCTATCCGCTCGTCGCCGTCGGCGGTCTCGGCGCCAAGAAGGGCGCCGAGGCGTTCAACAACATGCCGCGCGACCTCAACGTCAAACCCCCGGCACAGACGAGCTACGTGTACGCGGCCGACGGCAAGACCCTGCTGACGATGTTCTACGAGGAGCATCGCAAGTACGTCCCGATCTCCGACATGTCGCCGTACATCCAGCAGGCCATCGTGGCGTCCGAGGACCAGCGCTTCTACGAGCACAACGGCGTCGACCCCAAGGGCATCGCGCGCGCGTTCGTCGCCAACCACCAGAGCGACGGCGTCCAGCAGGGCGCCTCCACGCTCACGATGCAGTACGTCCGGATGGCCCAGCGCGACGGTGCCCAGACGCCGCTCGAGGTCCAGGAGGCCACCGAGCAGACCAGCACCCGCAAGCTGCGCGAGATGCGGCTGGCCCTCGCCGTCGAGAAGAAGTACTCCAAGCAGGAGATCCTCGAGCGCTACCTGAACTCGGCCTACTTCGGACACCGGGCGTACGGCATCTACGCCGCCTCGGAGGTCTTCTTCTCCAAGTCGCCCAAGGACCTGACGCTGATCGAGGCGGCCACGCTCGCGGGTCTGGTCAAGGCGCCCACCGAGTACGACCCGGCCACGCAGGACAAGCTCGCGGCGACGGCCCGGCGCAACTACGTGCTCGACAACATGCAGAAGATGGGCTACCTGAGCCCGCAGGACAACGCGGCCTCCAAGGCGCTGCCGATCCAGCTGCACCTGAGCACCCCGGCCAACGACTGCGTCTCGGTGCCGAAGAACCTCAACAGCTGGGGCTTCTTCTGTGACTACCTCAAGGCGTGGTGGGCCGAGCAGCCGGCGTTCGGCGACAACGCCTCGCAGCGCGAGGACAACCTGCGCCGGGGCGGCTACAAGATCGTGACGTCGCTGGACCCCAACATCCAGAACATCGCCGAGAAGAACGTGATGCAGAAGGAGAAGTCCAGCAGCAAGTTCGCGCACGGCCTCGTGGTGATCCAGCCCGGCACCGGCCTGGTCAAGTCGATGGCGGTCAACCGGGTCTACTCGCTGGACCAGAGCAAGAACGGCACCCACTCCGACCCGGCCAAGGCCTCGAAGATCAAGGGCAACTACCCCAACACGGTGGTGCCGCTGCTCGGCGGTGGCGACATGCCGGGCTACCAGGCCGGTTCGACGTTCAAGATGTTCACGATGCTGGCCGCGCTGGACGCCGGGATGCCGCTGTCCACGGCGTACAACTCGCCCATGAAGCTCGTCTCGCAGTATCCGGGTGAAGGGCCCGCCTCGTGCGGCGGCCGTTGGTGCCCGTCGAACGCGTCCGGCGCGATGACCGGCCGGCACATGATGTGGTCGGGCTTCGGCAAGTCCGTCAACACGTACTTCGTGCAGCTCGAACAGGCCGTCGGCGCCGACAAGGCGGTCGAGATGGCCGAGCGGCTCGGCCTGCGCTGGCGCACCGACGTCGACCAGATGATGGCCAAGCCGCCGCGGTCCAAGACCTGGGGCGCGTTCACCCTCGGCGTCTCCGACGTGACGCCGCTGGAGATGGCGACGGCGTACGCCACCGTGGCCGCCGACGGCGTCTACTGCGAGCCGCTGCCGGTCACCTCGATCCAGACGCCGGACGGCAAGCAGGTGACGTGGAAGAACCCGAACGGCGACGTGGTGGACGTGGCCAAGCCGCGATGCCGTCAGGAGGTCACCCAGGACGTGGCCCGCGCCGCGGCCGACGCCGCCCGGTGCCCGACCGGCGGCAAGGCGCAGACCGGCTCGTGCCAGGAGTGGTCGACGGCGCCGAGCGTGACGCCGACGGTGGGTCGCCCGGTCGGCGGCAAGACGGGTACGACGGACAGCACCCGGTCGGCCTGGTTCGTCGGCTTCACCCGCGAGCTGGCGGCGGCGAGCTTCATCGCCGACCCGGACAACCCGTTCAACGCGGTGGGTGACGCCCAGTCGCAGAAACCGATCGACTCCGTGGCGCAGACGTTCCGGGACGCCCTTAAGGGCCAACCCGTCCAGAACTTCCCGCCACCGAGTCCGGCGATCGTGCGCTGA